A single Ktedonobacterales bacterium DNA region contains:
- a CDS encoding pyridoxamine 5'-phosphate oxidase family protein — MQNPITTIDLGHSSSPDAVPTPWEETRRVLETAEIYWLATVRADGRPHVTPVKPAWVDGTLYVSTGSIAQKLKNLRGNPHVVLTTGCNHLEPGLDIVVEGDVVPLTDVAVSERLYQTWAIQWGEGWPILLRDGVFYDKNSGETLLVFSVTLTKIFAYARGDQWSQTRYQF, encoded by the coding sequence ATGCAGAACCCCATCACGACCATTGACCTGGGACACAGTAGTTCACCAGACGCCGTGCCGACGCCCTGGGAGGAGACCCGTCGCGTGCTGGAAACCGCTGAGATATATTGGCTGGCGACAGTACGCGCCGATGGACGACCGCACGTCACGCCCGTCAAACCCGCCTGGGTCGATGGAACCCTTTACGTCTCAACAGGGAGCATCGCCCAGAAGCTGAAGAACCTGCGGGGGAACCCGCATGTGGTGCTGACGACTGGCTGCAACCACCTGGAACCCGGACTCGACATCGTGGTCGAAGGGGATGTCGTCCCACTCACCGACGTGGCCGTGAGCGAACGCCTCTACCAGACGTGGGCCATCCAGTGGGGCGAGGGCTGGCCCATCTTGCTGCGCGATGGGGTCTTCTATGATAAAAACAGTGGGGAAACGCTTCTGGTGTTCTCGGTCACGCTCACCAAGATCTTCGCCTACGCCAGGGGCGACCAGTGGAGCCAAACCCGCTACCAGTTCTGA